The Diachasmimorpha longicaudata isolate KC_UGA_2023 chromosome 18, iyDiaLong2, whole genome shotgun sequence DNA segment TGTATAGtgcaacaacaaaaaaatatggatgACTGTGGACTTTTTGCAATAGCTTTTGCCGTATCGATTGAGTTCGGCAAAGACCCTCGAACGATAACATTTGATACGTTGAGAATGCTAGGGCATTTATTGCGCATTTTCGATAGTGGCAAAATCTCCGAGTTTATAGTTCTCAGGGATTCTTCGGTGCAAATTGAGGCCACACCAAAAAACCGACCAATATCCACTCATGGAGAAATAGAATTCGGATAACTTCTAGAAGAAGATAAAGAGAATCTGCCGGCGAGTGACCAACAAACCATGGTAAAGAATGATCAGAATCTTCCGCAGTATATCGACCAAAGTCAAACCGCTGAGGTCGTTTGGAAGGACACGAAAACCATTCCGACGTGATGGAGGTTGATAATCGCAATAACGCGAGCAATGGGCGTTTCATTGGAGTATCTCAATCTAAACGCGTTTTCAATGAACCATCATTTGGAAAGTCCAAAGACCAAGAACCCCCAATAAAAAAACGTCGCCGCGCCACAAAAGAGTGCGGAGTGCAGGTTTCCCCGCTTGGTCTCGAGTGGATTGCGATAATTCGTACATCTCAACAACTCACAAGTCAACACATGGAGttttttgagaaataattgTCAAATCATTCCATACTTATATACTTAACACTTTAaaagatattttcatttatggCTCATTGAACCGGCGCTCATTACATGACGATCACAACGAATTTCTGCGCGCTCTCTATCCCTTGTTCAGTATCTCGAATAATTCTGTACGATTCATATCAGTACAAAATCAATTGAAGCATGTTAACTATGGTGTATATGCCATAGCGTTTGCCGTATCGTTATTATTTAGAGAAAAACCGGAGTATATCAGATATGATGAAGATCACCCAATTTCCTCATATCTCCAATTCCAATCCACCGGCACTCTTACCGTTCCATCAAATTCAACTGTTAGGAATACAAAGTTGCCATTGCGCATGACTGTTGCGTGACGTCATGTCACGTGTGATATCAGTAACGGTTTGTTAGTAAAGGACTCTTGAAGATGTCGATACGTTATTAAAGTGTACTCTCATTTATATTAAGTAGtctattaaatatatttattgtttCATATCGTTTATAGTGAGGAATCGTGAAGTATTATTTTCTCCACACTTCTAATATCAACAAAAAGAACAGAAGGCATATTAAGTACGTTGCTGTGGGCACAAAAAGGCTTTAAATATTACTGATTGTATTCAGAGCGTGAGGGCGAAGAGTCTATCTTCATCTTCACATATAGATGAAAagagaataaatgatttaagCGAGTACTCTACACACATTCAGTTAGACATGCCATGTAAAGAAATAGGTTCTCAATCATTGCTGCATGATGTGGATAGGAAGAAAGCAAAAGAAATGACCTGACCGGCAACGGTTTAGAAGAATGATAATCCTCTAAGAGAAAATTCGAGCAAGAAAAACGCAGAAATCTCGCCGATTTGAAGCCAAGAAAAGTTACATTCAATGAACAGCATACGAAAGTGTTCGAAAAAACCaccaaaaaatctcaaatttcatttattgtgAAGAAAGGTACTTGTATGGATCGTAAAGCAAAGCCGGAAACAATTCCAACTAAAGTCTGCTCTGAGCAATGCGTAGAAGAATTGACAGAGATAATCAGCCGAATGGAGAGAACTGTTCACGCTGAAAGTAAGCTAGAAGCTCAAAAGATAATAAAATGGTGTGTAGAACAACGAAAGAAGTACTTGAAGAATTTGAATCATTGGGCGGATACCCTTCGAAAAAATGCAGATCATCATCTTACTGAGACGCATGgtaaggaaaatgaaaataaaatagttgaTCTTTAGAAAATCTAGGCATACAGCATCGACAAAATCCTTCTTTTCCGAAATGAGTTATGTATTTCACATCCctaagaaattcaaaattgaaatgaattcgAAGGGATAGACAATGAATATATTACCCCTGATGAGAAATCGAAGAAAATATACACAATGGGTATGCAATGAGTATTGTAAAGTACAGCAGAGTGAAAGCTTACTAGAAGATGAAAGTTTCTCGAAACTTTGGCAGCGCAAAAATTCCGTACTTTCCGAGAATTTTTAAACAGTTGTGTTCCACAACATTCAGAAGACAAGTTAGGACATTCAGCCCAgttttactttgaacaaaatCCATGTGACTCTTTATTGTCTTCTTTGGAGGTGCTATCATCTCACTTTCCAAGCGTGAGAAATCTTAAACGACTCTTGTATAAACTCGATGAAACATTCAATAAGGTAGAAGATTTGGATGATGCTTTGGATTCAATGAACCTAGCTAAATTGAGACAGATCTCAAATGAGATGAAAAGATCAGGCCGATCCTTTAACCCACGTTCAACAGGGATCGATGATTTATATGAAGATGAAATACAGTCCAAGCATAAAAGTGCTTTCCTAGTCATAAACGTGCGAGATATGGCTGAATACGCTTGTATGTCGTGTCCAAAATTGCATCCAAAATGTTCCGTTAGGGTGATCAATAGATTACATAGTCCAATCCCATCGAAGTATTAGGAAGACTTACAGAATTTTGTGAAAGAGcattcgtttttctcgagCGACTatatatgtgattattgtttaggaaaattacgaaaattattGTAAGTCTTTACCAATTTTGCAAGTGGTATGATCTAGTCAGTTTAAAACCGAAAGATAAAGGTGCGAAATATTACACTCTGGGGTCTTCGTTATTCTTGAAAATACGAGAAGAAGGTGATTTAATCAATCACTGTAGAAACGATACTGCTACTGAAccagagaaatatttcttcgCACTATTACTCCTGTTCAAACCATGAAGAGATACAGACAAGTTGAGACGAGGCTTTTCGACTTATACGGGTgcatttgaaaatgaaaaagagtCTCTGAGAGAGGCTTGTGAATATTCTACACAAATGGAAGATTTCCAAAGAGGAATAGAATATATTTCCGAGAAAATTTGTAATGAACTGGAAAAATCTCATGAAGAGATAATGCCATCACCGAGCGCACAAGCTGGGAATAATCCAAATGAAGGCAAAATGGCTATGAAAGAATTCCATGATATTGATGAAAAAGTAACAAAGAGTGTAGATTTGGGTGCGGTGATATCCCAAGCGAATGTTCATCAAAAGAGGATATTCGAAAATGTGAAACATATTTTAACTTCCAAGGAGGAAATATTACGCCTTTATATCAGTGGTGAAGGTGGCACAGGTAAGAGTGTCTTAATTGAGGTCATTCGAACATGGATCGCTAAAGAGTTGAATGGACAGACTGCAGTTACAGCTCCCACAGGTATTGTAGCTTACAATATCAATGGGTTGACTATTCATAGATACTTTCAACTTCCAATAGAACATAGTGATACCCCAAAACATAAGCAATTATCGgatgatttattgaaattaatgcGTGAACAGATGCGAGACGTCAAGCTCATCGTCATCGATGAAATATCAATGGTGTCTAATACTACCTTGATGTACATCAACCAACGACTCATGGAAATATTTGCTATATGCGAATAGACTGATGGAAGGTTCGGTAAAAAACATATTCTCGTATTCGGAGATTTGTTACAACTACCCCCTGTTCGTCAAGATCCACCAAATATGAAAATCCTATTAAATGAAGTCGAAAAACGGTTAGGATCTATGTGTAGCGTCAATCTTTGGGTAGATTTTTTCAGCTATGATGAACTGACAATTAATATGCGTCAGCAAAAAGATAAAGTCTACGGAAATCTTTTATCACGTTTAAGGGTTGGCTGCTGTAGTGGCCGGTCTCGTTGCACGACCATGTGGCGTCTGCTGGTGATCAGTGTCCACGAACTTCCGCTGGATCATGTCGGGGTCACCAATTTGTGGTGGTGAGCAGGTGAAGGATAACGCCGGGTCGGGATGTGAACAaacgtttattttttaaacacaaTTGTACAAGGGTGCGAGTTGGCCTTAAGCGTGGCTTGTCCTCTCGATGGTCTCCGTGATCTGTAATTGTATGATATGCCCAAGTGCTGGCTGGTGAGTAACTGTAGAGTGTGGCAAAATGTGGGGAAAGTGTGGGCGTGCGAATGTACGGGAAACAGGAGAAGGGATACTAGGGATCTCGACTGTGATTGGCTCGGCATCGTATTCTCGACACGTGACGTCGTGATGCCGGCTAAGTGCACAGGAAGGTTGGGTTCTTCGCTGGGACAGTTCTGGGTTATTCCCCAGGTTTTTATGGTAGGGATGGCGTGGGTCGGGTAGGTGCTAGGTCTAATGGGTTTTGAAAGGTCTAGACAGGATTGGGGAATTTACCCGGGAATGCCAGGGTGTAGTGGCGACGTAGTCACCACAGTAGTATAACAGCTGAAGACGTCGCATTATTGGAAACGCAGAAACTTGACATAAGCTCATCGAAAACTTCGAATCGCATCCATCCTCTAGCTCTGTACATAACAAATTTGCCACCAGACGCTGTGTGTTTACGAGCAACACGTTAACAAGGCGAATGTTTGAATATCATGATGTTGGAAGAAATTCATACAGAAGAGATAGTACTTATCTCTGAAGACTCAGTCGACTGTCGCGACTTCCATCTGCGGAAGaaagcaatgaaaattatggagcAGGCAGAAGAGGATGACCGTTCGTCTGCTAGATTAGCGAAAATCATAACTATCAAAATTGGAGCCCGAATCATGTTAAGACGAAACATTGATGTGACCATCGGTTTAGTCAATGGAACAATTGGTGTTGTAACATCTATCGCCCAATCCCTTGTGAAAGTAAAAGAATACATCAACTCCATCACCATAAAATTGGAATCTGGGCAAGAATATGCAATTGAACGTTGAGAGgtgaaatttgaaatcatGAACGGTGCATTTATTTCAAGACGACAGTTTCCAATTTGTCTGAGCTATGAAATGACAATACATAAGAGCCAGGGTTTGAGTTTACGCAATGCTGTCATCGATATACGacaaacaatattttcttatGGTGAAACTTACGTAACTTACGTTGCGCTACAAGAGTAACTACCCTAAAAGATGTTCATCGAATCAGCTTTGATCCATCTTTTGCCAAGACATCGATCTCCGCGATTGATGATTATAATAGACTTAGAGGGCAATATAGACCTGAATCGGGAAGAATTTCACTGCCGAAAAATACTGGCACAAGGCATCGGATATCCAATGGGCTTTCCAAAGTGGATCCATAGACGAGACACAACTCCCGAAAACAACGTGAAGTAATATTTCATCTGTTCGCGGCCGATGCAATTATAGTGGCGGGTCTACTTATACAAATGCAATCATTCCATGCATATTTCACTCCTCAATATTATGCCAAGCGTTGTTACTGACAACTGATGATGAACGTACAGTGATGAATTAACTTCAGCGAAAATATATAGAAGGGTCGAAAGCATTGAGTGCTGTTACCATCATAGGATTAGCTGGTAGTCAATTTCGTTAGAATTCGGGGAATTCGAAGGAGGATCGAGTGATATTCGTGAAGAATTTATGTCCAAAAATAATCCAATTTCAGAAACATATGCAACACTAAGTAACGCAACTCAATCGATGTAAAGTATGTGCTTATACGAAAACTTATAAAGAGACTTATGTCGTGATAAGTTTATGTTTGCATGGCGTGAAACAACCGGTGTCTTTGAatgatttaatggaaaaatcgttGGCGAAATGGCATGACATCCTTGAATATTGTGATAATTGTGGGAAAATCACAGAAATTTGGCGAAATACGAAGATTACTAGTACAAATGGCGTATTGATTatcaaattgaatattttttcattcaatagtAAGAAGTTTAGACAGAAGACCAGCAAATGGAAGCTGAACGCCATTCCAACAACTACACTTAATGTCTGTGAGAAGTCGTATTACGTCAATAGAGCTGTTTTACATGGTGAAACCCAAGGGAAAGACCATTACAGTGGTGTTTTGAAAGGTCACAAGAGTGCGTAGATACATGTTGATGATTTGACCAATTACAAAATGCGATGGCCAAGAAACTCGAAGGACATTTATCTTATGTTTCTAGAGCAAAGCTAATCCAAATAGGGTGTCATATTATCTGGAGTCTTTTTTTATGACATGAGTCGTGTGATACGTAACTCCATCTGGTAGAATAGATGCTAGAAGTTTACTTCTCTTGGTttggaaaaatgattgaaatctcataaaaatcaaacataatttttgaaaaaatggccAAGCCCACGTTTCAATGCATTGTGTTTTGCACGGTTTCCCGGACTTcactggtttcaaaaaatgctgaaaataaaaaaaaaccaagctTGTATAAATACACTGCCTTAGTTACGAAGCCACCACTCTGAATACAACGTTTATGCCAAAAACACCTGATATTTGGTCAAAAAAAAGATGTTCAAAAAAAACACCGCGACCAACGTACTTGGTGCGGTGTTTCCTACTAACGAGGTAGCCACGTCCAGCCCCGGCGGCTGCGACCCTGAGGATCCTGCTCCTGAAACG contains these protein-coding regions:
- the LOC135170778 gene encoding ATP-dependent DNA helicase PIF1-like, whose translation is MLEEIHTEEIVLISEDSVDCRDFHLRKKAMKIMEQAEEDDRSSARLAKIITIKIGARIMLRRNIDVTIGLVNGTIGVVTSIAQSLVKVKEYINSITIKLESGRQFPICLSYEMTIHKSQGLSLRNAVIDIRQTIFSYGETYVTYVALQE